The following are encoded together in the Onychostoma macrolepis isolate SWU-2019 chromosome 03, ASM1243209v1, whole genome shotgun sequence genome:
- the si:dkey-93n13.2 gene encoding uncharacterized protein si:dkey-93n13.2, whose protein sequence is MTKLDRLNTFMTERLMAAVKEIIFTVGRTVREYEEETERIRSENKRLKEMLRDSGCFGEETNAVPVQSYQPVSPGQPGWICSQNEEPEPFEEIQQDQSQRLGEQHPFIKPEKPEYSVDAYRESVALPSKASNNEGSHVCADHTDTNPIEDEMTNCHFPSKIKVEFMNSSLCSGDAMGSTEDAYQSWSPHSPDLPLGTSDIYRAQHPIQPICANSEAPATVSQHSSSSHDANHVSYHNILCTNRAYCSSKCCEMQKRTIAKSSPVWKYFSLKEGDCSKAVCLMCRAVISRGRKEYTTSALLKHLRMKHGNALIFGSAKKRRMKEITRKTV, encoded by the exons ATGACTAAACTTGATCGTCTGAACACTTTCATGACCGAGCGCTTGATGGCTGCTGTGAAGGAGATCATCTTCACAGTCGGCAGAACGGTTCGGGAGTATGAGGAGGAAACGGAGCGAATCCGGAGCGAAAACAAGCGACTGAAAGAGATGTTGCGAGACTCCGGGTGCTTCGGTGAAGAAACAAATGCAG ttCCTGTGCAGTCTTATCAGCCCGTCTCCCCTGGGCAGCCCGGATGGATCTGCAGCCAGAATGAGGAGCCAGAACCCTTTGAAGAGATCCAGCAGGACCAAAGCCAGAGGCTCGGCGAACAACATCCCTTCATAAAACCGGAAAAGCCTGAGTACTCTGTCGATGCTTACAGGGAATCtgtagctttgccatcaaaagCCAGCAACAACGAAGGCTCACACGTGTGTGCCGATCACACCGACACAAATCCTATTGAGGATGAAATGACAAACTGTCATTTCCCATCTAAAATCAAAGTTGAATTCATGAACTCCAGCTTGTGTTCAGGTGATGCAATGGGAAGCACTGAAGATGCATATCAGAGCTGGTCGCCACACAGTCCAGATTTGCCTTTAGGGACTTCAGACATCTACAGAGCACAGCATCCAATTCAGCCAATATGCGCTAACAGCGAAGCTCCTGCCACAGTATCTCAGCATAGCAGTTCATCTCATGATGCCAATCACGTTTCATATCACAACATATTATGTACAAACAGGGCCTACTGTAGCAGTAAATGCTGTGAAATGCAAAAGAGGACAATAGCCAAATCAAGCCCTGTATGGAAGTATTTCTCTCTAAAAGAGGGAGACTGTAGCAAAGCAGTGTGCCTTATGTGTAGGGCCGTCATATCTCGTGGTCGCAAAGAATACACAACGTCGGCTCTTCTAAAGCACCTTCGGATGAAACATG GAAATGCGCTAATCTTTGGCAGTGCTAAGAAGAGACGAATGAAAGAAATTACGAGAAAGACTGTGTGA
- the LOC131537929 gene encoding zinc finger protein 777 isoform X2: MEIKKEINTVTPCRGPAISNPAPSSPPPHLMWTSSIETETMPTEVYQNQNQVQTEQLTSTKVEEFSNHALLVTESDIDIPCPQLPNTLAHTDKDFETSPLNEFPCGVKTEPFESLDSQSTNANTSVYSPLPHCTAQLPATTDINHKSDPKVFSISNSTDLESAKRIKLKAKTLQVSLSKISQNVLKTSCPESGLAHVNYNTAHQNTDSRSVRNDTISGNSANVAVNPLRHAAFSREVRQGRGRGRGRGRVRGPGTHICPQCGKLFPHHSRLKVHMLIHTGEKPYACAQCGKRFNNDGTLRNHSRVHLQLRLFDCPVCARSFKDAYTCRNHMRVHNR; encoded by the exons atggaaataaagaaagaaataaacacaGTCACCCCATGTCGTG GTCCAGCCATTTCAAACCCTGCCCCATCATCTCCACCACCGCATCTAATGTGGACTTCTAGCATAGAAACTGAAACCATGCCTACAGAGGTCTATCAGAATCAGAACCAGGTACAAACCGAACAGCTCACCAGCACGAAAGTAGAAGAGTTCTCCAACCATGCTCTTCTGGTGACCGAATCAGACATCGATATACCTTGTCCCCAGTTACCAAACACACTGGCTCACACAGATAAGGACTTTGAAACATCACCTTTAAATGAATTTCCTTGTGGTGTAAAAACAGAGCCTTTTGAAAGTCTCGATTCACAGTCCACCAATGCTAACACATCGGTCTACAGTCCATTACCTCATTGCACTGCTCAGTTACCAGCTACTACCGATATTAACCACAAGTCTGATCCTAAAGTTTTCAGTATATCGAATTCCACTGATCTAGAATCAGCTAAACGTATAAAGCTAAAGGCTAAAACCTTGCAAGTATCCCTCAGTAAAATAAGCCAAAATGTGTTAAAGACCTCTTGTCCTGAATCAGGCTTAGCTCACGTCAACTACAACACCGCTCATCAAAACACAGACTCGAGATCAGTCAGGAACGACACTATTAGCGGCAATTCAGCTAACGTTGCGGTCAACCCCCTACGTCACGCGGCATTCAGCAGAGAGGTCAGGCAGGGTAGGGGAAGAGGACGGGGTCGAGGAAGAGTCAGAGGTCCTGGGACGCACATATGCCCACAGTGTGGAAAACTATTCCCCCATCATTCACGGCTGAAGGTGCACATGCTCATTCACACAGGGGAGAAGCCGTACGCTTGTGCCCAGTGCGGGAAACGCTTCAACAACGACGGGACTCTGAGGAACCACAGCCGGGTGCATCTGCAGCTGCGTCTGTTTGACTGTCCTGTGTGTGCACGTAGCTTTAAGGATGCCTACACCTGTCGAAATCACATGCGTGTTCATAATAGGTGA
- the LOC131537929 gene encoding zinc finger protein 358 isoform X1 yields the protein MTKLQVINTFLTERLMATLNEIMDMIGGTVLQYEKELDSVQKDNEYLRRRLKEIEKLVESNGPAISNPAPSSPPPHLMWTSSIETETMPTEVYQNQNQVQTEQLTSTKVEEFSNHALLVTESDIDIPCPQLPNTLAHTDKDFETSPLNEFPCGVKTEPFESLDSQSTNANTSVYSPLPHCTAQLPATTDINHKSDPKVFSISNSTDLESAKRIKLKAKTLQVSLSKISQNVLKTSCPESGLAHVNYNTAHQNTDSRSVRNDTISGNSANVAVNPLRHAAFSREVRQGRGRGRGRGRVRGPGTHICPQCGKLFPHHSRLKVHMLIHTGEKPYACAQCGKRFNNDGTLRNHSRVHLQLRLFDCPVCARSFKDAYTCRNHMRVHNR from the exons ATGACCAAGCTGCAGGTCATCAACACGTTCCTGACGGAGCGCTTAATGGCGACGCTGAATGAAATCATGGACATGATCGGCGGGACTGTCCTGCAGTATGAAAAAGAGCTGGACAGCGTGCAGAAGGACAACGAGTATCTGAGACGCAGACTGAAGGAGATTGAGAAACTCGTCGAGTCAAACG GTCCAGCCATTTCAAACCCTGCCCCATCATCTCCACCACCGCATCTAATGTGGACTTCTAGCATAGAAACTGAAACCATGCCTACAGAGGTCTATCAGAATCAGAACCAGGTACAAACCGAACAGCTCACCAGCACGAAAGTAGAAGAGTTCTCCAACCATGCTCTTCTGGTGACCGAATCAGACATCGATATACCTTGTCCCCAGTTACCAAACACACTGGCTCACACAGATAAGGACTTTGAAACATCACCTTTAAATGAATTTCCTTGTGGTGTAAAAACAGAGCCTTTTGAAAGTCTCGATTCACAGTCCACCAATGCTAACACATCGGTCTACAGTCCATTACCTCATTGCACTGCTCAGTTACCAGCTACTACCGATATTAACCACAAGTCTGATCCTAAAGTTTTCAGTATATCGAATTCCACTGATCTAGAATCAGCTAAACGTATAAAGCTAAAGGCTAAAACCTTGCAAGTATCCCTCAGTAAAATAAGCCAAAATGTGTTAAAGACCTCTTGTCCTGAATCAGGCTTAGCTCACGTCAACTACAACACCGCTCATCAAAACACAGACTCGAGATCAGTCAGGAACGACACTATTAGCGGCAATTCAGCTAACGTTGCGGTCAACCCCCTACGTCACGCGGCATTCAGCAGAGAGGTCAGGCAGGGTAGGGGAAGAGGACGGGGTCGAGGAAGAGTCAGAGGTCCTGGGACGCACATATGCCCACAGTGTGGAAAACTATTCCCCCATCATTCACGGCTGAAGGTGCACATGCTCATTCACACAGGGGAGAAGCCGTACGCTTGTGCCCAGTGCGGGAAACGCTTCAACAACGACGGGACTCTGAGGAACCACAGCCGGGTGCATCTGCAGCTGCGTCTGTTTGACTGTCCTGTGTGTGCACGTAGCTTTAAGGATGCCTACACCTGTCGAAATCACATGCGTGTTCATAATAGGTGA